A genome region from Leptodactylus fuscus isolate aLepFus1 chromosome 6, aLepFus1.hap2, whole genome shotgun sequence includes the following:
- the LOC142210022 gene encoding SLC35A4 upstream open reading frame protein yields SQEGTLLSSPFLKGFLAGYIVSKLRASAFLGFVVGTCTGIYAAQAYAVPNVEKTIKDYLKSLRKGPD; encoded by the coding sequence TTCTGAGCTCTCCATTTCTCAAGGGATTCTTAGCTGGCTACATTGTTTCCAAACTCAGGGCTTCTGCTTTCCTTGGCTTTGTGGTAGGAACTTGTACAGGAATTTACGCTGCCCAAGCCTATGCAGTACCCAATGTGGAAAAGACAATCAAGGACTACCTTAAGTCTTTAAGAAAAGGGCCAGATTAG